The Salvia miltiorrhiza cultivar Shanhuang (shh) chromosome 2, IMPLAD_Smil_shh, whole genome shotgun sequence DNA window aaatattgttcgttattattagtattatgctcatattttaataaaaaaaaataccttaaatatacagaatgcccaaaaaaaatttctcggggactaccgcccccgaacccccgtaagACTTCTCCAACTTCTTGAACTTTTCGGCAACAGTCTTACCCAGCCACCGTCCACTTCAGTATTGAGCTTCATTACTCCATTGACAAAATGCAAGTTTCTTACTTATTTGTCAGTTTCTGATAATCCTTTATATGGCGTCCTTCCAGCTGCTGTCGGGAATTTATCTTCCCTGCTTCAAGGATTCTTCGCCTCCGGCTGCAAACTCAGTGGCAGCATTCCTGTTGAAATAGGCAATCTAAGCAGCTTGGTGGAATTGAGGTTAGACGACAATGGGTTATCCGGTAATATTCCACTTACTACCAAACATCTGCATGAGCTTCAAGGATTAGATCTGTCTAATAACATGTTGGGAGGCTCCATTCCACATGCTATATGTGATTTATTCAGCCTCAATACTTTAGTTATAAGCCAAAATCAATTTTTCGGCCCAATTCCTAAATGTCTGGGAAATGTCTCTTCTTTGAGAAATATTTTTCTAGACTCTAACATGCTGAATTCAAGCATACCTTCAAGCTTCTGGAGCCTTAAAGATTTGATACGTCTTGATTTGTCATCTAATTCATTGATTGGGTTTTTACCTCAAGAAATAAGTAACTTAGGAGCAGCAATCTATATAAACCTTTCGACGAATCAATTGTCAGGGTCTATTCCAAGTACTATTGAGAAGTTGCAGAATTTGGTAAATTTGTCTTTGGCAAATAATAGGTTAGAAGGTTCTATTCCTATGACTGTGAAAAGTATGATCAATCTAGTTATTCTTGACTTATCCTACAACAACCTGTCCGGTTCAATTCCAAAGTCTTTAGAAACACTTCAACACATCAACTACTTTAATGTTTCTTTCAACAatttaagtggagaaattcctaatGGTGGctcttttagaaacttcactaTAGATTCTTTTAAGGGTAATGAGGCATTGTGTGGAATTCCCAAGTTCCATGTACGGATTTGCCCTGCAGTTTCTAATCATGAATCAAAGAGGCAGAAAGTGAAAAGAGCTTTGTTTATTGTTTTGGGGGCTGTGGCTTTTATCTCAGTTGTTTTTGTGGCCTTTATAATTGCCAGATATAAAAGGAAAGATAAGACAACTAGAGAAGTTGATGAGATGATATCTATTGTGCCGGAAAGAATATCTTATTATGAACTGTTACAAGCAACAGAACAATTCAGTGAAAGTAATTTACTTGGCACTGGGAGTTCTTGCTTAGTTTATAGAGGAGTTCTTAACAATGGGAAGGATATTGCCGTTAAGGTGTTTAATATGCAGTTAGAAGGTATTTCAAGAAGATTTGATGTTGAATGTGAGATACTACGTAGCATCCGACACAGGAATCTGACCAGTGTCATAAGCAGTTGCTCCAATGAAGAGTTCAAGGCATTAGTACTTGAATATATGCCAAAGGGAAACCTTGAAAAATGGTTATATTCTCACAACTATTACTTGAATCTGATGCaaagattgaatataatgattGATGTTGCATCTGCTTTGGAGTATCTTCACCATGGTTATTCAACGCCTATTGTCCACAACGACTTGAAGCCTAGTAATGTGTTGTTAGATGAAGACATGGTTGCCCATGTAAGCGATTTTGGTATAGCAAAGTTGTTGTGCGATGGAGATAGCTTTGTGTTAACCAACACGCTAGCAACATTGGGTTACATTGCTCCAGGTGAAGTTTCTTTACATATATTGATTTGTATATTAATTATACTTCACTTTCACTCAATTAAGTTGTGTCTTCCTTTACTACATAGTATGCATGCATCATGGTTTTGTGTTGTTCCAGAGTATGGTTTGGAAGGGCTAGTTTCGACAAGATGTGATGTGTATACTTACGgggtgatgttgattgaaactTACGAGAAAAAGGCCTAGTGATGATATGTTTTGTGGAGATTTGACCTTAAAGAGTTGGGTAGAACTCTCACTTCCAGAGATGTTGGGTGAAGTGATAGATGCCAACTTGTTAATGAATTTGGAGGAAGAAGAGTTTGACAAGAATCTGCAATGTGTATCATCTATACTTAAACTGGCTTTGAAATGCTCTGCGAACTCTCCACAAGATAGAATCAACATGAAAGAAACAAGTGCAGAATTGCAGAAAATCAAACGTCGATTTTCCCAATGAGAATGAAGTTTGCTATTTCAAAGTTTTATGTTTTCTCCAAGATGGTATTGTTCTATTGCCATTTCGGTAAGAAATTTGTTTGGCTTTTAGCCCCCTAACAATTTGGAGGTAGTATTTTTAGTCTCACAATAAAATTGAGTGTGATGTATACTTGAAGCATTTTCTCATACCATGAACTCACTCTTTGATTAGGAAGAATGCAACATTTTTAGCACCGCTAGCAATCTTATTCATCACTATCAACAACCAAATAGTAAATCCTAAGACATATCTACCACCTGATTTTGTGGAACTAGCTTAAGAAAATTCATGTAATTTAATAAATGATTCACCTTTGTAATTAGTAAATAACTAAAACTATGTAGAAACAATAGTTATCTTCCTTGCATTTCGTTTAAAAAGTAACGGAATCCAAGTCGACTCCAAACAAAAAAACCctcaatttaaataataataataaaaaaaatctatatactaatagaaaaagagcctaagctAGACATCctaaggcacaacttgtggattgcctattttacccctctatatattttatattatatagttataaaataatttattagatCCATCAAATAAGGATCCAATgaaatacaaaatattttaatatattaacttATAAATAAAACATGTAGGAGTTTAAAAGTATTTAAGTCCATTATCTTAAGGTGTCTGATCCATTGCAAGGtgtttaatatattaatttataaataaagcATGTAGGATTGGCCTACTTTTGCAAATCGCCCCTAAAATAATGGCCTTAAACAATTTTAAACTCTATTATTCTAAACATGCACggtaattttttattaagtCCATTATCTTAAGGTGTCTGATCCTTCAAACACTAGTCTGGTTTAACAAGATTGGCCAGGTAACAAGGTGTCTGATCCTTTGCAAACAAAACCCGATTCAAATACGGTAATCGCACACACCAATGTTAACAATAACCCCATCAAATTAACAGAGTGTTTAATGATCAAACAGCGTGAAGTCTGCTGCCTGCAACGGGTCAACAATATGATGGTTAATAATTGCACCACCACGAGAGTCGACTTAGAAAGTTAGTGCAACCGTGCCAACTTTTAGGCACGATTCCGACTTCACCAGTGATTAGACGAGAAGACAGACTACCTATTGTTAAAAATGTTCTTTGGTGTGGAATACACTAGGCTTTGATTTTTTCGTGATTGATCATGAGTTTAAATTTATTCATGTCCAATATCTTAGAGCGGTTTGTAAAAATAGGTCAATATTTTTTGGACTTCAAAAAGTaggataattattttaaattttggtatCTGTGGGCCACATTTGAACCCAATCAActattttgggccacattttttttttattattatcaaagtagttgagaaaattaatattttcttccAGGTCGCCTCTTCGCTGTTTCCTTCCAGATCTGGCCTTCGTTCCGCCTTCGTCTTCTCTGATTATTTCAGCCCTGACTCCCTAAATGGCGGAATCCTCATGAAATGGCCCGGAAGCTTCTGTCTTCCATGCTTTTCCCAAAAAATACTATTCGGGCTCCTCTTCACTCCTTTGATTTCAGAGCTGTAATCTTCGAGTGCAGACGTGTTTGCTTTGcccatattttactcctcatcaatgaTGATGAAGATGGTCTCTCTTTAGGGATGAATATAGGAGTAATGCACCCATCACATATTAATTCTGATTTTTTATCTTCCACATCATTGTCATCACtattttcttccttttctttatGAGATAATGGCATTAATCTGAGTTTGTGATTGTGAAACTTATAATCGACATCATGATCAGGGATGGGTGGTATTGATATAGCTCCTTCTTGTCTCTTTAAAAACCCACCAATTAGCTCATACCCACATCACTTGTTGGGGATTTCAAAATCCCTTTATCATCATCGTTCTTTATTCTACAACCAACAAAAACACTAATTAGCAAATCTTTGTGATGAAGATTAAGGGGGTATTTGACTAAGTTTATAAACTccttaaaataacttataaattgtttaggAGTTTATAAGCACTTGAAAAgtgtttgtaaaaaaaaattaagctccaatagcttataagtttcttaaaaaataagtttttccAACCATAACTAATTTTGTCATAATTTTATAAGCAACAATATTTACTCTTCAGTTTTCTCACTCGAACAAGAATTTtcttataaactcaattatccaaacaattTGACAAAATTATAAACTCTTTgcaataagcttagccaaacactcATCAAGTAATGACACAAGAATATTGATTACAGAGTACCTAGTAGCGTGGGACGATTTGTTGAAGGCGCAATTGATATGGACAACATAGCTGCAAAGCTCACAATGATATATCCAATATTTGGACATCAAATATCGTAATATAGTAGTATTTGATATTTAGAAAATCATAAAAGccaccaaattttaaattataagagAAACAATATGAATTCACTCCAAAATAGGCAAAATATTTCTTATTTTGTCCAGTTCAATAACCATTCTTTTAACTTGATCTACGGCACGATGAAACTCATAGTAActctttaaatttattaaacaaTAGATGAATCattgtaaaaatataatatataatacaatatatatatacatatacttaAAAAATGGGCCCCCCAAAATTTAGGGCCCCAGGCAATGGCTTGTTGAGCCTATGCCTAGTTACGGCCCTGCATGCGCGCATCTTATATGCATCCACAACATACATTCTTCGCTCCTACAACTATAGAAAAACCTCTCCAAGACAAACGATTCGCAAATTGCACACAACTTTGTTTCTAGACCGAGTGAGTAGTATGTGTTGTGGGTGCTTTGCGTGTCTAATCATCCTCGGCAGTCCTGCACGCTCTTCATCTAATAGGATTTCATCCCCACATTTTTGGCTACATCCATAAGCTTTCTATCCACTACTAAAACGCCTTCTACAACCATAACATTCATCAAACATGCAACGAGTTTCCACCAAAGTGAGTGGATGCTTGTGGATCCAATGATCAGCAATCTCTCTTTCCTCTTCCTCAATCTCTACCTCCTTTTCTTTCTCACTCATTATATATGTGAGTGCATGTTTGTGTGATTTTTTCCGTCTCAACTACAGCTGATTGTGTTTGTGGAATGGAAATAGTTATTGTGTTTGTGGAATGGAAATAGTTATAAacacttttttcttttatttctttgtgtTTTGGAAAGATTTAGCAAACATAAAATGGAATCATACAAAACTTCCCATCTTAGCAAAGAAAGAAGAAAGTATTTCACTCAAAGAatctcctttttttttatatcttttgcttttctcatataaaattatttatgtcCACTATCTTAGAGCGGTTTGTAAAAATAGgtcaatatttttttacaaaaataggataattattttaaattttggtatTTGTGAGCCACATTTGAACCCAATTAActattttgggccacattttattttatcaaagtaGTTAAGAAAATTAACGTTTGGGCTGAAGGCTGAGTATTATATTAAGTTAGCCCAATATCTTTGTAGCCCACATATCTTTGCACGACCTCTTTCTCGTGCGACTATTCTTTTTTCAAGCATGTTTAATTGCTTTGATTTTAAAGTAATTTCTCATACAGGAAAATGTGTGTATTTGTCCAATATTTAATTAGCTTACTGAAATGTGGATATAATTGACCTaaattgtaataccccgtttcctcgagctaagttagAATACTTTGAACTTAGATTAAGATGATTCGCgccggaaaaagaaaaaaaaaaaagaaattatttttaaattccaacaaaaaaaaaaagatttacaaaagcatttgtaaatttagttattaaatttatatgcattgcatatttatttaattaagcattcaagcatttcatGAGTTGAGATTTATTTCATATTGGGCCTTATGTTTTAATTACTTATGGGTAATAAATGAGAGCCCAACCCATCTTGAcaaagcccaacccatcttTCCTCCtaagatattttttttgctCACTCCACCGCCTCACTATTCCCTCTTCAATATATCTCCTCCGCTgcactctctctcattcactCAATTCATCTCTCTCGTTCCAACACCCGAAGAGAACAACAAGAATTCAAGTGAGCATACAATCTGTGTTTCTACATACATCAGAGCATGATttataaaagaagaaagaaggagTCTTGAGCTTTGTTTTTGCTTGTCGTGTTTGGGTGTTTTACTGTTGTGAAGAATCGATTTAACCAAAAATGGAGTCTTGATCTCGCTTTTGAGCCGAGAGTGTGTGTTCTGTTGGGCTGGGTCGGAGCTCGGCGACGACGGCGGCGGCCTGGCAGCTGCTGTCCGTCGAAGCTAGAGGGGAAAGAGGGCAGGCGGCGGTCGGCGGTGGCTCCGCGCCACTGTCAGCCGGAGTGCGCAGAAGGTGAGAGGGCCGTGAGACAGAGGGAGGCGCGGCACGGCGGCTCCGCCCGCTGCTGTCGGGCTaaggacggagagagagagagggaggcagGAGCTAGGGCTTTTCAGAGAGGGGGAGAAGGCGGCGGCTCTCCAGCCGTCGAGAGAGCCGGGCATGGCGGTGGTGGCCGGCTCTTCGCTGCTGCTGCCGCCGACTGCC harbors:
- the LOC131007941 gene encoding receptor kinase-like protein Xa21, coding for MKIANLKCLTQPPSTSVLSFITPLTKCKFLTYLSVSDNPLYGVLPAAVGNLSSLLQGFFASGCKLSGSIPVEIGNLSSLVELRLDDNGLSGNIPLTTKHLHELQGLDLSNNMLGGSIPHAICDLFSLNTLVISQNQFFGPIPKCLGNVSSLRNIFLDSNMLNSSIPSSFWSLKDLIRLDLSSNSLIGFLPQEISNLGAAIYINLSTNQLSGSIPSTIEKLQNLVNLSLANNRLEGSIPMTVKSMINLVILDLSYNNLSGSIPKSLETLQHINYFNVSFNNLSGEIPNGGSFRNFTIDSFKGNEALCGIPKFHVRICPAVSNHESKRQKVKRALFIVLGAVAFISVVFVAFIIARYKRKDKTTREVDEMISIVPERISYYELLQATEQFSESNLLGTGSSCLVYRGVLNNGKDIAVKVFNMQLEGISRRFDVECEILRSIRHRNLTSVISSCSNEEFKALVLEYMPKGNLEKWLYSHNYYLNLMQRLNIMIDVASALEYLHHGYSTPIVHNDLKPSNVLLDEDMVAHVSDFGIAKLLCDGDSFVLTNTLATLGYIAPEYGLEGLVSTRCDVYTYGVMLIETYEKKA